The Solanum pennellii chromosome 11, SPENNV200 sequence CTATGAGATGACCATACTTTCTCCAGAGTGCTAAATAATGCACCTGCACTGAATCATCTGCATATGGTGCTATTGATGTGTAAGAGATGACATTGTTTTGTTTGAGGAAGTACAACAGTCGCCCGATGCACTCTGCAAATGTATCTGGATCTACATTGAAGTGTTCATAATCTATATCTATTGCATCCAGGTTATACTCTTTCGCTATCTTGGTGATTGAATATATTGCATTTCTCACCCAAGATGTAATTGATGTAGGAGCAAAGGTAGCATTTTTACCGTTCACTGTATCACCACCGAGACTCATACCTACCCTAACATTTTTATGCTTAGCCTTGATGAAAGAAATATGAGAAGGGGTGAGGTTATCAGTGTCCCAATATATCAGGAAGTCACCATTAGTTGGTTCTGGTGAAATTGTATTTGTGTAGTCTATAGCAAAGGATAGGAGGAAGTGAAACTCAACGTTCGGATTAATTGGAACATCAGAAAATGTGACATTCTTGCCTAGCGCTCCAATATATTCTCTGAAAACCACAGGACAGCTTGGTGAAACTGTCGCGGTTATACGTGAAATGGTCAGGAGAGTTTGAAGGACAAGAAGGGAGACACAGAATTTGAAAAACTCCATGTTTTTTTCTGCAGTTTGAAGGATTCCTTGTACTACTTGTTGGTATTTAAGTAAAACTGATATCAATATTTAAAGTAAGACATTTTTTGTTACATGCTGCTCCACACCATCACTTAAGGCTTATTTTCTGGTTGTTCTTTTGTGAATTAACATTTCTATTGCAGACCTGGTTTGGTATTTGGTAAAgcatcaataaaaaaatgatgtgtTAGCTGGAAATTTGGCATTGTATTGCTTGGCATCTTCTACAGACGGCTTAAAgtttaaataatgtaaaatgtAAATTATATATGGACCTTGAAGTAGTCTTAAGTTAATGGTAACAATCTATTTGGCCTTCAGTTTTGTGTTTGAAGTAGTCTTGCTGCATTTGCTTTTGCATTTGacagcaaaaaataaaattcgcAAGACACAAGTTATGTCCGAAATTAAGCTTAAGACACAAGTTTAGTAAGTTTAATGACACAAATCAAGCACAATCAGACTGATAAATGTATATTAACTTTCGtcttgtttgattttgataattgaaatatcgactaaaattgattcaatttcgatgttaacaaaaaaattgacccAATTAGCAACGCATAATCACCCCTACCCCTAATATTAATTCTTACATAATTAATTTCTGCATTATTCATTCCTTTGAACCAAATAATCTCTGAATTTTTCTCTACAAAAGCAATCCGTTCCTTTCTGGCAAAGAAAGGTTATCTTTTAAGTGACAAATATacgaaaaataaatataaatacgaTCAAGTTAATGACAGAATTGTCTCTCAAAATCTTCCTTTCTATCACATTGGTGATAGGACGCAATACTTGTTAATTTCAATACAACAGAAACACATTagtatgttaattaattatctcTAAAAGCAAATGAAACAAGAAGATTAATATCATTAAAAGGTGGTTATTATCTTCAAGTAAGCTAAACATTCAAGAATATTTCCTTTTTGTCTATATGAAGCAAAGAATGAGTATCAAACATATAGTAAacttcttatatataaaaacaaatgcATGTTTGTTTCATTAATGTTCA is a genomic window containing:
- the LOC107003148 gene encoding chitinase 2-like, with protein sequence MEFFKFCVSLLVLQTLLTISRITATVSPSCPVVFREYIGALGKNVTFSDVPINPNVEFHFLLSFAIDYTNTISPEPTNGDFLIYWDTDNLTPSHISFIKAKHKNVRVGMSLGGDTVNGKNATFAPTSITSWVRNAIYSITKIAKEYNLDAIDIDYEHFNVDPDTFAECIGRLLYFLKQNNVISYTSIAPYADDSVQVHYLALWRKYGHLIDYVNFQFYAYAKGTIIPQFLQYFETQRCNYKGGKILVSFGTNNIGGLSPEHGFFDACTILRSQGKLHGIFIWSADDSMKDHFRYEKLSQNLLASAT